TGGAATTAAATTTGTTGGTTTAGCAATGAAGACAATGTCTGCGTGTAATATTCATATCCTCATGtcctttaatttcataaatatactaaaattttcaaaattaagaTGCGTCTCTTATCCGGTTAAATTTTATCTCACATTAAATATGAAAGTCTTAcgataaaaatttgaaagatCATGGGTCCTTCACTCACTGTTAATTCGTATTGAATCGGATGCTTACATTCTAACAAACTTGTCAGAGTCCGTGACTAACCACGCCGGCCCCGGCAACACATTACAAGGAGTCTGTTTGCAATCTTTTCCTTGTGTTTCTCAATTATTGATACATAATTTTTCTGACTgatgagaagaaagaaaaaaagacagATAAATGGTGTTCAGACTTCAGAAGACACAGCAATCTGTGGATATTGAGACGACAAATTCTTTGTGTCTTCATTAACAAAGGAAGATGGGTGCTATTTGTTTTATCAAATGGCTTGTATGTCAGATCGActacaaatatttatttttcacataGAAGCCATACTCATCATTATTCTCTAGAAATTGAAGGGAAAGATTAATTAAGAGGTTTGTAGCTCAAGTAGTTGAGAGTATTTATTCATGTATCCGAAGTTTCGTGCTAAATGTAGCTCAAGTAAAAAAGGGCCATTTTGCGAGGGTCGGGGCAACCTTTACTCTTGTTTTGCAAAAAGGTTGTTTTCACATGACCTTTCAGTCACAAGGGACAACCTTTCCGTTGCGCCAAGTCATGTACATGTATTTATGTATAGGTAAAAAATTTCATTAGCCAATCTAATCACGTGATTGTACAGTGTCTAGAATGCTACTTCTAAAAGTGTCAAATCAAATCACATGATCGGGTTGCCTTACTAAAATTTCCTATATATGCAACAGAGGGTAGCTCTACTGCTTTCGGTCTGTTATCTCCTTCAAGAGAGAATCATAAGTTGAaaattttcttgtatttttggAACCCAACAAGTTGATGTGAGCTTCTCATGTTTGTAGGCGTCCAAATGTTCGAATGCAATCGAATGCAAATTAAAGCACTCTGTTATATGACATCCACAgatatggaaatcaaaacaaatattttaCGTACCGTACATTTGGCAGATTTCTTGGAAAATTACATGTCAAGTCAGATATTATATACAGGGGCTGTGATATTTacacatatttttttacttctcacacacccttctaattggatgaattgaagaaaatcaaatgacagAAGTTAACAAATGAtgcatgaaaaataaaaaatgatgttTGAATAGCATATCCCTGTATAATATATGACTTGACATgtaattttctctctctctaatggTAACACGAAAACCAATGATTTTTTCTCTTGAAGAAAATGACAAACTGTCTAAATAGGCAACCAAGCAAACATGTCCCTACCCCTCTTAATGTACAACTTTGCATGTTCCATGATAATCCTCTACCTCTACATATACAAGAAGACTTCTCAACTAGCTCTCTCACCAATCTTATCTTCTCCGAGCCTCTGAACTATTCACCAAAACCCTCATTCTCCTCAATTCAGTTCCTCCTTCGAGATCCCTCTTCTCTTCTGtttcaaattttatatttttcggttttttttttctttttgtagttTTATGTGCTTTAAACCAATTTGTTTTCTCTACTTTTTGTTGTATAGAGTTTGTTCAAGAATTCAACCCTGAGGTCTAGAATTTGGTTCAACTTTAGCTTTTCGGTAATATCATTTGTATCAAAAAAGTTTCTTTGAGAATTTTGAGTTCTCTTCTCTATGGCTATGGTTACCTTAAAATCGACTAGCACGGCGAACATATCGCAAACTTTTCCATTCGAGAACAACGCCGCCAACCGTGATGCTTCCTTTTCGTCATACTTGAGCGGCAATGAGGAAGCCTTTGTGCGTAAACTTGCCGATCAGGCGAGCAAGGAGCAGCAGCAGCATAACATTAACAATCACTTGGGTACAAAGAAAGCAGCTGACGACGAAGAAATTGGAGTTTTTGGAGCTGAAAAGTACTTCAATGGAGTGGTGGATGAGGAGACGAGCGTGACAAGCTCGAAAagcggcagcagcagcagcacgaAGAAATACGATCACAAGAAGGATAAACCAGTGGGTATGGATCACATGAAGATAAGGGTTCAGTCGGGGACTCCGAGTGTTCGTTCTGAATCGAGCTTGAACAGCCAAAGCGCCTTGCTTACAAGTGCGTCGAGAAATCCTTACCGGACAAACACAAGTAAGGGACACATACAGAGGAAGAACTTCTTTGCCAGCCTTGGCTGCAAATGTGTGTGTTCGGATAAGAATTCGGTTGATGTGGATGAACACGTCGGAGAAATCAGCTTCAAGAAGAACAACCATGGTGCAAACACAGGCTGCACGATAACACCAATCAATCATAAACCTCCTGACGTGGTGGACATTGTTGATGAAGTTATAGTTGATATGAAAAAAAGCGAAAAGCTTGAAAAGTTGGGAGATGGGTTGGGAAGAGAGAACTGTTttactttcccaacttcaaaatCCGGGGCGGGGAGTTTGCCGGCGAAGATGCTGCCTTTTCagcaagcagaagaggaggcGGAGAAAGTGAGGAAGTCTTTGGAAGTGTTTGGCTCCCCTGTGTTTGAGAAGCGAAATAAGTCTTTCGCCCTCGAAAAAAAGCTCAAAATGCTGCCGTGGGATGAGTTTCCGGCGAATTCTGGCCGTGTAATCTACAATAACGAGTCGGATAGTGATGCAAGTTCGGATCTTTTCGAGATTGAGAGCCTCACCGGGAAAGCAAACCCTTTTCTTGCGCGGCAAGCATCAGATGCCGGCTGCGTGACGCCAACGAATTGTTATGCGCCGAGTGAGGCGAGCATAGAGTGGAGTGTGGTCACTGCCAGCGTTGCTGACATCTCCATGATGTCCGATTTCGAAGATCACCAGAGACCAGCGAAAATGGCTCCAAATTCTACGAATGCCAAAGCAAGAATGACCAAGGAAATTCCGAGGCACCGCTCCGGGGCGCTGTTGGGTTGTAAGAGCCAGAAATCTGTGAAAGTTGCCGGAGATGCACACAGAAGTACGTATCAACATGAGAAGAGCTATTTCGAACAGCAGGTCACACTCCGCAGGGCGGAATCATACGTGCCAGGGACAAGGTTTCAAGCGGAGACAATTAATAAGCTGACAGGATTTGATGCAAGAGTCCAAGGGCAGCGTGCTCTTGCAGCACGGCCGCTCCCTCGTTCACATTCACCGCACGCTTCACATCTTTTGTTCATGTAGTAAAGTAAATCTTTTTATTAATGCAGTATATATAATGTATGGATCATAATTTTCTCTGGAATTTCTACCATGCATGATTAAATATTTTTCTGTAGTAGTAGTGATTAATTCCAAAAGCTGCTTCTTTAAAAGTTTTAGAGTACACTATAACAATTACTGAATTTAACGGTTGGATGTGCTCTAAAGAATTTAAGAAATTTAACAAGTATATCTAAAccacttaaaagttaaaaggCAATGCTTACTATACATTGAGGTAGAGTACCCTCATTATAAAAATTTCTTCAATACATTAATGTATGACATACAATATTGAATTTAACGGCTAAATATACGTTGATTATCCAATTTCAATACGCAATAGCTCTCTTTTAACTTTGTATCTTAGTTCCTTCCAACCTTTTCTGCAAGAAAAATGCAAGATTTGACGTACGTTGCTGGCCTATTACAAACAAATTGGTCTGCAGAGTGCAGACGGCAGTGCAAAAGCACTTTTCTCCAGGGACGCGCAGGAAAACTGCTTTTCAAATGCTTCCTCTTCCTTGACATGTTTAGGAGGCTAcaaatttatcttttttttttcttcttatattcTCGTGGATTCAAAACCTGAggctccaaacactccactttCAATGCTTCACAAAAAGGCAGCTTAAACTGGAAGCTAACATGGTCGAGTTGTCAAATCTTTTGTCTATATTCCCCTCTAAGGACCACAcctgaagagagagagagagggatatatatataggatcaagggacaaaGATTTTGACAAACATTTTTACACTCCTTTACAACCTTTAGATCTTGTAACATTCAATGGTCTTGATTAAGAGTTATGTAGAGGATTTTAAACATTAAATgaggtataaatttataattaagaaattaataaaagttaaaactaagaaaagaataaaaattgaGGGAATAATCTTGCAAACGTAAGGAAGAAGCAAAAATGGCCGTCTTGGATGAAAATGCAGAAGCACGACCATCGAATTGCTTCAACCAACCCCAACACCTCAAATTCCTATCACTCACGCTGTCAAACTTAGTATCGTTCCTTCAATTGATCGATACAAAATTCCGATATAAAAGCAGATCAAGTATCAATCTGCTTCAAGTATTCGTTCCTcgctttttcaataaattgacAAAACTAAACCCTAAATCAACAACTCTAACTGCCtccctcaattttttttttatacaattaaaTCTGAGTGTGGATTTGAAATAGAATCGAAGAGGTTTATGGGGTTTTTACCCAAAGATGAGAACgaagactcaaaagacttgaAGGTATTTTGCACAAATCAATGGAGGCCTTTGTGCGCAAGGTTGTCTTcctcttttcaaattttaattaattttctagtttttattatttatcagtttttattctttttcaatgTTAATTATAATCCACGTAAGCATCCAAGTCATTGAATGATTCATTGAAGACCCTTAGATGTTATGTAATCTAACGGCTTAAAAGGAATGTAAAAATGTTTGTCAAAATCTTTGTCCCTTGATCCTTTAGATTACAAAACATCCAAAGGTtcatatttattcattaaatgacatggatgcttaagtggattttaactaatattaatgataaaaattaaaacagttACGAATCTTTCACACTTCTTTCATCCTTCACAATTGCTTTGAATTTCAGTAGAAACAGAAATAGCAGAAAACATTGCGTCCGGTTTTATGAACAGAAAGCTCCCCTCATCAGAAACACAAAATTCAATCAATCCCTGCCCACATCCAAAATTCAATCAAACCCCACACTGGGATGGATTTTCTTCCCACTTGTAACAAGTAATATCTGGGTAT
The nucleotide sequence above comes from Malus sylvestris chromosome 16, drMalSylv7.2, whole genome shotgun sequence. Encoded proteins:
- the LOC126607130 gene encoding protein PHYTOCHROME KINASE SUBSTRATE 1; translation: MAMVTLKSTSTANISQTFPFENNAANRDASFSSYLSGNEEAFVRKLADQASKEQQQHNINNHLGTKKAADDEEIGVFGAEKYFNGVVDEETSVTSSKSGSSSSTKKYDHKKDKPVGMDHMKIRVQSGTPSVRSESSLNSQSALLTSASRNPYRTNTSKGHIQRKNFFASLGCKCVCSDKNSVDVDEHVGEISFKKNNHGANTGCTITPINHKPPDVVDIVDEVIVDMKKSEKLEKLGDGLGRENCFTFPTSKSGAGSLPAKMLPFQQAEEEAEKVRKSLEVFGSPVFEKRNKSFALEKKLKMLPWDEFPANSGRVIYNNESDSDASSDLFEIESLTGKANPFLARQASDAGCVTPTNCYAPSEASIEWSVVTASVADISMMSDFEDHQRPAKMAPNSTNAKARMTKEIPRHRSGALLGCKSQKSVKVAGDAHRSTYQHEKSYFEQQVTLRRAESYVPGTRFQAETINKLTGFDARVQGQRALAARPLPRSHSPHASHLLFM